The Streptomyces sp. NBC_01255 genome window below encodes:
- the coaBC gene encoding bifunctional phosphopantothenoylcysteine decarboxylase/phosphopantothenate--cysteine ligase CoaBC, translating into MTKPKVVLGVSGGIAAYKACELLRRLTESGHDVRVVPTDSALHFVGAATWSALSGHPVSTEVWESVHEVPHVRIGQGADLVVVAPATADMLAKAAHGLADDLLTNTLLTARCPVVFAPAMHTEMWEHPATQENVATLRRRGAVVIEPAVGRLTGVDTGKGRLPDPAEIFEVCRRIVARGVTAPDLAGRHVVVSAGGTREPLDPVRYLGNRSSGKQGYALARAAAARGARVTLVEANTGIPDPAGVDVVHVGTALQLREAVLKAAGDADAVVMAAAVADFRPAVYASGKIKKKDDGGAPTVELVRNPDILAELSTDRALPGQVVVGFAAETDDVLANGREKLRRKGCDLLVVNEVGERKTFGSEENEAVVLAADGAETPVPYGPKEALAETVWDLALPLLRPTV; encoded by the coding sequence GTGACGAAGCCGAAGGTCGTTCTGGGCGTCAGCGGCGGCATCGCCGCCTACAAGGCGTGCGAGCTGCTGCGCCGGCTCACCGAGTCGGGCCACGACGTGCGCGTCGTGCCCACCGACTCCGCCCTCCACTTCGTCGGCGCGGCGACCTGGTCCGCGCTCTCCGGACACCCCGTCTCGACCGAGGTGTGGGAGTCGGTCCACGAGGTGCCGCACGTACGGATCGGCCAGGGCGCCGACCTCGTCGTCGTCGCCCCCGCCACCGCCGACATGCTGGCCAAGGCTGCCCACGGCCTTGCCGACGACCTCCTCACCAACACGCTGCTCACGGCTCGCTGTCCGGTCGTCTTCGCCCCGGCGATGCACACCGAGATGTGGGAGCACCCGGCCACCCAGGAGAACGTGGCCACGCTGCGCCGCCGCGGCGCCGTCGTCATCGAGCCCGCCGTCGGCCGCCTGACCGGCGTCGACACCGGCAAGGGACGGCTGCCGGACCCCGCCGAGATCTTCGAGGTCTGCCGGCGGATCGTCGCGCGCGGCGTCACCGCCCCCGACCTCGCCGGACGTCACGTCGTGGTCAGCGCGGGCGGCACCCGCGAGCCCCTCGACCCCGTCCGCTACCTGGGCAACCGCTCCTCCGGCAAGCAGGGGTACGCCCTGGCCAGGGCGGCCGCCGCGCGCGGGGCCCGGGTCACGCTCGTCGAGGCCAATACCGGCATCCCCGACCCCGCCGGGGTCGACGTGGTCCACGTCGGCACCGCCCTCCAGCTCCGTGAGGCCGTCCTCAAGGCCGCGGGAGACGCCGACGCCGTGGTGATGGCCGCCGCCGTGGCCGACTTCCGCCCGGCCGTCTACGCCTCGGGGAAGATCAAGAAGAAGGACGACGGGGGAGCGCCGACCGTCGAACTCGTCCGCAACCCCGACATCCTCGCCGAGCTCTCCACCGACCGCGCCCTGCCGGGTCAGGTCGTCGTCGGCTTCGCCGCCGAGACCGACGACGTCCTCGCCAACGGACGCGAGAAGCTCCGCCGCAAGGGCTGCGACCTGCTCGTCGTCAACGAGGTGGGGGAGCGCAAGACCTTCGGCTCCGAGGAGAACGAGGCTGTCGTGCTCGCGGCGGACGGCGCCGAGACCCCTGTGCCGTACGGGCCCAAGGAGGCGCTCGCCGAGACGGTCTGGGACCTGGCCCTGCCGCTTCTCCGCCCCACTGTCTGA
- the metK gene encoding methionine adenosyltransferase, translating into MSRRLFTSESVTEGHPDKIADQISDTILDALLREDPTSRVAVETLITTGLVHVAGEVTTKAWADIPTLVRNKILEIGYDSSKKGFDGASCGVSVSIGSQSPDIAQGVDTAYEKRVEGDEDELDKQGAGDQGLMFGYASDETPELMPLPIHIAHRLSRRLTEVRKNGTIPYLRPDGKTQVTIEYDGDKAVRLDTVVVSSQHASDIDLESLLAPDIREFVVEHVLAQLVEDGIKLDTDGYRLLVNPTGRFEIGGPMGDAGLTGRKIIIDTYGGMARHGGGAFSGKDPSKVDRSAAYAMRWVAKNVVAAGLASRCEVQVAYAIGKAEPVGLFVETFGTNTVDTEKIENAIGEVFDLRPAAIIRDLDLLRPIYSQTAAYGHFGRELPDFTWERTDRVDALKKAAGL; encoded by the coding sequence GTGTCCCGTCGTCTGTTCACCTCGGAGTCCGTCACCGAGGGTCACCCCGACAAGATCGCTGACCAGATCAGCGACACCATCCTCGACGCACTGCTGCGAGAGGACCCCACCTCGCGCGTCGCCGTCGAGACGCTGATCACCACCGGCCTGGTGCACGTCGCCGGCGAGGTGACCACCAAGGCGTGGGCGGACATCCCCACCCTCGTCCGGAACAAGATCCTCGAGATCGGTTACGACTCCTCGAAGAAGGGCTTCGACGGCGCCTCCTGCGGCGTGTCGGTGTCCATCGGGTCGCAGTCCCCGGACATCGCGCAGGGTGTCGACACCGCGTACGAGAAGCGGGTCGAAGGCGACGAGGACGAGCTCGACAAGCAGGGCGCGGGCGACCAGGGCCTGATGTTCGGCTACGCCTCGGACGAGACGCCCGAGCTGATGCCGCTGCCGATCCACATCGCGCACCGCCTCTCGCGCCGCCTCACCGAGGTCCGCAAGAACGGGACCATCCCGTACCTGCGTCCCGACGGCAAGACCCAGGTCACCATCGAGTACGACGGCGACAAGGCCGTCCGCCTCGACACGGTCGTCGTCTCCTCGCAGCACGCCTCCGACATCGACCTCGAGTCGCTGCTCGCCCCCGACATCCGCGAGTTCGTCGTCGAGCACGTGCTCGCGCAGCTCGTCGAGGACGGCATCAAGCTCGACACCGACGGCTACCGTCTCCTGGTGAACCCGACCGGGCGGTTCGAGATCGGCGGCCCGATGGGCGACGCCGGCCTCACCGGCCGGAAGATCATCATCGACACGTACGGCGGCATGGCCCGGCACGGCGGCGGCGCCTTCTCCGGCAAGGACCCGTCGAAGGTCGACCGGTCGGCCGCGTACGCGATGCGCTGGGTCGCGAAGAACGTCGTCGCCGCGGGCCTCGCCTCGCGCTGCGAGGTCCAGGTCGCCTACGCGATCGGCAAGGCCGAGCCCGTCGGCCTCTTCGTCGAGACCTTCGGCACGAACACGGTCGACACCGAGAAGATCGAGAACGCCATCGGCGAGGTCTTCGACCTGCGCCCGGCCGCGATCATCCGCGACCTCGACCTGCTCCGCCCGATCTACTCGCAGACCGCGGCCTACGGCCACTTCGGCCGCGAGCTGCCGGACTTCACCTGGGAGCGCACGGACCGCGTGGACGCCCTGAAGAAGGCCGCCGGACTGTAA